The following are encoded together in the Anopheles nili chromosome 3, idAnoNiliSN_F5_01, whole genome shotgun sequence genome:
- the LOC128724161 gene encoding LOW QUALITY PROTEIN: hemicentin-1-like (The sequence of the model RefSeq protein was modified relative to this genomic sequence to represent the inferred CDS: substituted 1 base at 1 genomic stop codon), with protein MSPQLLLNLLERTKRPRSIXSAAVTLSLLLLLIGLVVANKTMDTREGEDVTLKCRFNEHYSDREYSYYWAQQSPNKYDNVAIKGDTFNPNYKIDYRPNQGIYDLQIFNVSYARDNGRFECRIKQIGSDNAIYEDYYNLTVLTPPQPPLIFPGSETTATEDKKQELTCSSVGGSPDPTISWYREGSTTPLAANLIYGGSRDMQTTSTLTIIPRREDDGAKFTCVVWNRAMPESQRLETVTTLSVNYYPRVEIGPENPLSVERDQTAKLECNIDAKPKPEQVKWTRNGRFISSHPTHTIHRVSLQDAGRYTCSADNGLGKVGEQEITLNVLYPPIVQIETKAKTAEEKETVHIKCNVTANPPPVTIEWLKEGDIDFRRSGDTLVLRDVRAEDAGTYVCRGINMMKPYGGKTLEREGNASVALLVRHRPGQAVITPEKPVVHVGNSVSLMCKADPPGYPDPQYRWYRDVGGEISTTVIAQGAQYLIPKAGLSNEGKYHCHASNELGNGGMASAVLEIHQPPQFLAKLQSNMIKRAGEVDFFVTCSAKGKPEPSITWLKDDVEITPELHRYEVKTNVDKGPNGMVTVQSMLKFTGKARPNGNDLISTDRGQYTCLYENEVNKANSTMHLKIEHEPIVLHQYNKVANDIKETAEVLCKVQSYPKPEFLWHFGTTLLSTGGHYEILTTSDGNDVYTSILKISNVRHQDYGEYHCRVSNSLNNIQVPIRLQPKGPPEKPTKLKAVELGSNYVVLSWNPGFDGGLANTKYFVSYRKIVIPNESLMTEECAAVAASGAEWMEFDCQREVPCTINPLDHHQSYVFKVKALNTKGVSEHSNEITTTTKVEKIPIPLMANFDPETKILGLNIGATCLSMVAIVESVMYGDTPMAAWIIIEKVELQVNGHDPTYREHEIKNFVASRRNNGRSLGNTLDDIPMPIEDELNPRVRVKLCLKINHEYCGEYLEADIGQSLIQEASIVELPTLIAITVSCIVAGLFAVLVVMFCRCKRTQMKESVKSKEYDIDSIHPSIVAQQNQAPPPYYSASSLENKALEHSMDLAMDQNTALYASQQPTYGYHQQNAMIPQVPQNDWSNMGYVENSYSNSNNGGSVNSQDSIWQLKMSAAASNSANMIPQHNYMEQQMQQNYGYDPMTHGGYGAVDDYAPYPHLMATASQHGGDDYHHNMRNSQNPSRQDYCSDPYASVHKPKKRMDQHMDFVAESPYHDVSGLPDPYMEQDEAKSPVQNQHLSMSYDDALAMESGYSTPNSRNRRVIHEIVV; from the exons TGTTGTTGCTGATCGGTCTGGTGGTGGCGAACAAAACGATGGACACGCGAGAAGGCGAAGATGTGACGCTAAAATGCCGATTCAACGAACATTACTCAGACCGAGAGTACTCGTACTACTGGGCTCAGCAGTCACCAAACAAATACGACAACGTTGCGATTAAAGGAGACACTTTCAACCCGAACTATAA AATCGACTACCGACCAAACCAGGGCATCTACGATCTGCAGAtcttcaacgtgtcgtacgcCCGCGACAATGGACGCTTCGAGTGCCGCATCAAGCAGATCGGCAGCGACAATGCGATCTACGAAGATTACTACAACTTGACGGTACTTACACCGCCCCAACCGCCGTTGATCTTTCCCGGCAGCGAAACTACCGCCACGGAGGACAAGAAACAGGAGTTGACCTGTAGCAGCGTGGGTGGCTCACCGGATCCAACAATTTC ATGGTACCGTGAAGGAAGTACGACGCCGTTGGCGGCCAATCTGATCTACGGAGGATCGCGTGACATGCAGACGACCAGCACATTGACCATTATCCCACGTCGGGAGGATGACGGCGCGAAGTTTACGTGCGTCGTGTGGAACCGAGCTATGCCGGAAAGCCAGCGTTTGGAGACGGTTACGACACTGTCGGTGAATT ATTATCCGCGGGTGGAAATTGGTCCCGAAAACCCATTGAGCGTGGAACGTGATCAGACGGCGAAGCTGGAGTGTAACATTGACGCCAAACCAAAACCGGAGCAGGTGAAGTGGACGCGCAACGGACGGTTCATTTCTTCACACCCGACGCACACGATCCACCGGGTGTCGCTGCAGGACGCCGGTCGCTACACCTGCTCGGCTGATAACGGATTGGGCAAGGTGGGCGAACAGGAAATCACACTGAACGTTCTCTACCCGCCGATTGtgcaaatcgaaacgaaagccaAGACGGCCGAAGAGAAGGAAACGGTTCATATTAAGTGCAACGTGACGGCCAACCCACCGCCGGTGACCATCGAGTGGCTGAAGGAGGGCGATATTGATTTCCGGCGCAGTGGCGATACGCTGGTGTTGCGTGATGTGCGAGCGGAAGACGCAGGCACGTACGTTTGTCGCGGTATTAACATGATGAAGCCGTACGGTGGCAAGACGCTGGAGCGTGAAGGTAACGCCTCTGTAGCGTTGCTGGTGCGCCATCGCCCCGGGCAGGCTGTAATCACTCCGGAAAAACCGGTCGTACACGTTGGCAACAGCGTTAGCTTGATGTGCAAGGCAGATCCCCCGGGCTATCCGGATCCGCAGTACCGTTGGTACCGGGATGTGGGCGGTGAGATTTCGACCACCGTGATCGCCCAAGGCGCCCAGTATCTGATACCGAAGGCGGGGCTTTCGAACGAAGGGAAATACCACTGTCACGCCAGCAACGAGCTGGGTAACGGTGGCATGGCCAGTGCTGTCCTGGAGATCCACCAGCCGCCGCAATTTTTGGCTAAACTGCAGTCCAACATGATCAAGCGAGCCGGCGAGGTGGACTTTTTCGTTACGTGTAgtgcgaagggaaaaccggaACCGTCAATTACGTGGCTGAAGGATGACGTGGAAATTACGCCGGAATTGCACCGGTACGAGGTGAAAACGAACGTCGACAAGGGACCGAACGGGATGGTGACGGTGCAGAGTATGCTGAAGTTCACGGGTAAGGCGCGGCCCAATGGAAACGATCTGATTTCGACCGATCGCGGCCAGTACACGTGCCTGTACGAGAATGAGGTTAATAAGGCAAACTCGACGATGCATCTGAAGATCGAACACGAGCCAATTGTGCTGCATCAGTACAACAAAGTGGCTAATGACATCAAGGAGACGGCGGAAGTGCTCTGTAAGGTGCAGTCGTATCCAAAGCCCGAGTTTCTGTGGCACTTTGGGACGACACTGCTGAGCACGGGCGGGCACTACGAAATTTTGACCACCTCGGATGGTAATGACGTGTACACGAGCATTCTGAAGATCAGCAATGTGCGCCACCAGGATTACGGCGAATATCACTGCCGTGTGTCGAATTCGCTGAACAACATCCAGGTGCCGATACGGCTGCAACCGAAGGGACCACCGGAGAAACCGACGAAACTGAAGGCGGTTGAGCTGGGTTCAAACTACGTCGTCCTTTCGTGGAACCCTGGGTTCGATGGTGGACTCGCGAACACGAAATACTTCGTATCGTATCGCAAAATAGTGATCCCGAACGAGAGCCTCATGACGGAGGAGTGTGCTGCCGTAGCGGCCAGCGGTGCCGAATGGATGGAGTTCGATTGCCAGCGTGAGGTGCCGTGCACGATCAATCCACTCGATCACCATCAGAGCTACGTGTTTAAGGTGAAGGCGCTCAACACGAAGGGTGTGTCGGAGCATTCGAACGAAATTACGACCACGACGAAGGTAGAGAAGATTCCCATCCCACTGATGGCCAATTTCGATCCGGAAACGAAGATTCTGGGTCTGAATATCGGAGCCACCTGTCTGTCGATGGTGGCGATCGTCGAATCGGTCATGTACGGTGACACACCGATGGCGGCCTGGATCATCATCGAGAAGGTGGAGTTGCAGGTGAACGGTCATGATCCGACGTACCGCGAGCACGAGATAAAGAATTTCGTAGCAAGCCGGCGCAACAACGGACGCTCGTTGGGTAACACACTGGACGACATTCCGATGCCGATCGAGGACGAGTTGAATCCGCGAGTACGCGTCAAGCTGTGTCTGAAGATCAATCACGAGTATTGCGGCGAATATTTGGAAGCTGACA tAGGTCAATCACTCATTCAGGAAGCATCGATCGTTGAGCTGCCGACACTGATAGCAATCACGGTGTCGTGCATCGTTGCGGGATTGTTTGCCGTGCTGGTCGTCATGTTCTGTCGTTGCAAACGCACCCAAATGAAGGAATCGGTGAAATCAAAGGAGTACGATATCGATTCCATCCACCCGTCGATTGTGGCCCAGCAAAACCAAGCCCCACCGCCGTACTATTCTGCAAGCAGCCTGGAAAACAAGGCACTGGAGCATTCGATGGATTTGGCCATGGATCAGAACACGGCGCTGTACGCGAGCCAACAGCCAACCTACGGGTACCATCAGCAGAATGCGATGATTCCGCAAGTCCCGCAAAATGATT GGTCGAACATGGGCTACGTGGAGAATTCGTACTCAAATTCCAATAATGGTGGCAGCGTCAACTCGCAGGATTCCATCTGGCAGCTGAAAATGTCGGCCGCTGCCTCGAACTCCGCCAACATGATTCCCCAGCACAACTACATGGAGCAGCAGATGCAGCAGAACTACGGCTATGACCCGATGACCCACGGTGGATACGGTGCCGTCGACGATTACGCTCCCTACCCGCATCTCATGGCCACGGCAAGCCAGCACGGTGGCGACGACTACCATCACAACATGCGCAACAGCCAGAACCCATCGCGCCAGGACTATTGTAGCGATCCGTACGCGTCCGTTCACAAACCGAAGAAACGCATGGATCAACATATGG ACTTCGTTGCCGAATCACCGTACCATGATGTTAGCGGACTACCGGATCCGTACATGGAGCAGGACGAAGCAAAGTCTCCGGTGCAGAACCAGCACCTCTCGATGAGCTACGATGATGCGCTGGCCATGGAAAGCGGTTACTCGACGCCGAACTCCCGCAATCGTCGTGTCATTCACGAGATAGTGGTGTAG